In Labilibaculum sp. DW002, the genomic window TTATCAAAAGATAATTCAAAAGGTGATGTATTTCTTGATGCGTGGCTTCCGAATACACACAAAGATTATTGGGCCGACTATGGTGATAAGCTAGTGAAATTGGGAGAATCGTTTAGCGAAGGTACAACTGGCTTGGTAGTTCCTGCGTATGTTACAATTAACTCTATTGAAGAGTTGAATGCGAATAAAGATAAATTTGAAGGTAAAATTATTGGTATTGGTAGTGGTGCAGGTATTCATGCCAACACGCTTAAAGCAATAGACGAGTATAAACTTGATTTCGAACAAATCACTTCAAGTGGACCTGCAATGGTTGCTAGTCTTGAGAAGGCAATCAAGCATAATGAGTGGGTTGCAGTAACTGGCTGGAAACCTCATTTCAAATGGACAAAAAATGACTTGAAATATTTAGAGGATCCTAAGGGAATTTATCCAAAGGATGCTTGCACAATCATTTCAAG contains:
- a CDS encoding glycine betaine ABC transporter substrate-binding protein; its protein translation is MFKLRNLGILLVAVVLTVSVSSCNNSGKKKEKSEDKKEVSIFYPNWSEGIAFTYLAKAALEANGYAVEITNLAPGMIYGELSKDNSKGDVFLDAWLPNTHKDYWADYGDKLVKLGESFSEGTTGLVVPAYVTINSIEELNANKDKFEGKIIGIGSGAGIHANTLKAIDEYKLDFEQITSSGPAMVASLEKAIKHNEWVAVTGWKPHFKWTKNDLKYLEDPKGIYPKDACTIISRRGFEKDQPVAATFFKNFKLEEAQLYELMTAIKEKGEETGATEWYTANKVLVDSWMK